The Candidatus Micrarchaeia archaeon genomic sequence CATATACTTTCTACTTTTTTATTCATAAATCCAATTATTATAATGAGATTTATAAATATAACGTGAATAAAATAATTAAAAAAAGAGGATTAAATGTTAGAAAAAAATATATACCTAATTTCAGATTTACATTTAGATCACACCAATATTATTAAATACTGTAAAAGACCATTTAAAACAGTTGAACAAATGAACAAAAAGATATTGGATAATTGGAATAATAAAATTAAAGAAGAAGATACCGTATATTTTATAGGAGATTTGACATTCGGAAGAGAAAGTAGTGGATTTGATTTTTGGGCTGAAAAATTAAAAGGAAAAATTATTTTTATTAAAGGAGGACATGATAAATCTAAAAAAATAAATTTTTTAAAACAAACAACATTAGATTATAAAAATATGGATTTTTTATTAATTCATAATCCAAAAGACAGTCCAAAAAACTGGAAAAATTGGATAATTCATGGTCACCACCATAATCATTATTTAGATACATTTCCATTTATTAATGGAAAAACAAAAACAATAAATGTAAGTAGTGAATTGATAGGTTATTCTCCTTTAAATATAAATAAATTATTTGAACTAGATTTTAAAAATATAATATATATGAAAAACATTTTCAGTAAACCAATTTACAAATAATAAATTTTATTTGGTCTTATCTTCCATTTTTTATCTCCTTTTTTTAATCCTTTAATTGAACTATAATATAATTTTTTATTTTTTTCAAGATAGTGGTAAAGTTTACTACTATTTGTGATAAAACCAATAAGTTTGATAATCTTAATACTTTCATACTTAATTGCATAATCTTCTAATTTTTTTTGATTAAATTTTAAATCTTTTAAAATATCTACAACAGAATCCAAACCTCCTAAATACTCTGGATATTCTAAAGCATCAATAATTGTACGTTCTTTATCAGATATTGGAAACTTAGTATTGGAAAAACCAAATAATCTACTTTTTTTGATTTTTATAAATTTAAACGAATTGTTTAATATTTTTTTATCAAAAGAATATTTTGAATTAAATATTATTAATTTTACTGGAATTTGATTTGAAAAATTATGTAAATTAAAAGCTGTGCCTAAACCAAAATAGTATTTATTATTTTCCATTAAAAAATTTACTATTTCTAATTCATTAGGCGCCCAGTCTTTATTAATTGCACGTATTGGTACTACTACATACTTGTTTCTCATTATTTTTATTAATCTCTGTTTTTTTATCATCCCATAAATAAGCTTATTTCTATCCTTTACCTTGATATGATCCCAAATATACTCCTCAATTTCTTTTCTAGTAACAAAAACTTTTTCTTTAAATTCTAAAATGCTAAGTAATTTTTCTTGATTTGGACTTAATCCTTCTTTTTTTTTCATTTTAGATAACACCACAATATAGGTAATTATCTAAAACAAAATATATAAAGCTTTCTATACCTTATTTGAAGATAAATACTGTTATTTATCTATAAATTTGGGTATTCCTATCATATATGGAACTTTTCTTCCAAATTTCTCATTTTGATCATATTTTATATTATCATATCCATACGAAGATTTTCCAATTAATTTTAATTTAATATTATCCTCGCTATAGTATAAAGAGGTAGACCCTCCCCCATCTAAATTTAAAGCAAATACAAAACCTAAATCTTTTATTTGTTCAGCAAATTCTTGTAAACTTATCTTTTGGTCTGTTGCTACTACCATTGCTTTTTGATGTTTATCCCAACCCATACATAATTTAGATGATCTAAAAGTACTATTTAATCCATCTACTACTTGTTCATTCACTATTAATCTTGGACCTGCTTCTATTGCTAAATGTATTTGCGGCTGTCTTCTTGGCATTATCTCATTATATTTTCTTATTTTCATATCTCCATTATTTAAAATAAAAAAAGTATAAGCCCATTCTTTTTCTAATGGAACAGGTTCAATTACTTTTGTTCTATATACTATTCTTCCAGTTATTGTAAAATGATTTGAAGGTCTATTATATTCAAAAAATACGTTGTTAAAACCTAATCTTAAATTTAAATCTTGTGTTTCTTCAATTACTGTTTTTCCTTTTGGTAAAAAATTATATAATCTAAAATATAATGGATTTATATCCCTAACAATTGCTAAATCATTTTGTTTTTCCAGATACACAATTTAATAAGCTGTTTTATATTTTTAAGGCTTGTGTATTATCAAACCCATTTGTAAATTTGCGGTTTTATTTTTATTAACTCAAAATTAAGGATAAATTGTAAACTGTAGTTTACAAAAAAGTAGTTAAATTGTAAACTCTGGTTTACAAAGTACTTAAAAACAGCCTTTTTTTAATAAGAATGTAAACTGTAGTTTACAAAAAAGTAAAAAAATCGAATATATTGTAAATTCTAATTTACAAAATACATAATCAGCTTTTTAAATATTAAGAAGAAAAGAGATATATGGATAAATCTTATAAAATAAATACAATTTTGATATTTTCTTTGTTTTTAATACTATTAATTAATCTTAATTTTCAATTATTAGATTCTGAATGGACTTTATTGCTTTTTTTAATTCCTATGATAATATTTTATTTTTTAAGAATAGATTCTAGATTTTTTATTATTTTTGCTATTTTTTTCTTGATATATTCTGCTATTACTTTGGCTTTCTTAGATAATAAGGATTATGCTAATTTAATTGCTATAAATGCATATTATGGATTAGTTGCTGGAGTTGTTTTACAATTAATAGAATATGTCAAAAAAAGAGATAATTTATTTTATGTTAAAGAAATGGGGTTTATATTGTTTAATTTACCAAAAAATAACATTAGATTACCAAAAAGCAATATACAATTATCTAAAACTCCTGTTTTTGTACCTGTTCATTATAATAAACCCTTAAATCTATCTTTATTTTTGAAAAATAATATCAAATCAATTTTGGCAATGACTTTGGTTTTTGCTGTTTTTGAGATAATAACTGGATATTTATATTTAACTAAACAAACAGCTTTTACAAATTATGATATTCTATTCTTTTTATCCTCTTTACTATTTTTTCCTTTTTTAATCATTTCTCTAATCTCCTTGATACTAAAAAGAAAACACTAAGAGATAAATATTTAATTTAAAGTTAAGTATTTTCTTAAAATTACTTAACCTAGGTTAAGTAGATTTTGATTTTTACTTAACTTGAGTTAAGTGAATTTTGAATTTCACTTAACTAAAAATATTTTGAAAATTCGTATTTAATATTTATATATTTTTTAAATTATATAAAATTTAACTTATTATGCTCCGGATGAAAAAGTGATTTCTCTTTATAATTACCTAATACTGTTCTTTTTGTTTTAGATTTACTCGCCTAAACAGTATTATCTAAAACAAAATATACAAAACTTCTGTCCTTTTTTATCGTTTTTTTGATCTCTAGGATAAAATTACATAA encodes the following:
- a CDS encoding metallophosphoesterase family protein translates to MLEKNIYLISDLHLDHTNIIKYCKRPFKTVEQMNKKILDNWNNKIKEEDTVYFIGDLTFGRESSGFDFWAEKLKGKIIFIKGGHDKSKKINFLKQTTLDYKNMDFLLIHNPKDSPKNWKNWIIHGHHHNHYLDTFPFINGKTKTINVSSELIGYSPLNINKLFELDFKNIIYMKNIFSKPIYK
- a CDS encoding type IV toxin-antitoxin system AbiEi family antitoxin codes for the protein MKKKEGLSPNQEKLLSILEFKEKVFVTRKEIEEYIWDHIKVKDRNKLIYGMIKKQRLIKIMRNKYVVVPIRAINKDWAPNELEIVNFLMENNKYYFGLGTAFNLHNFSNQIPVKLIIFNSKYSFDKKILNNSFKFIKIKKSRLFGFSNTKFPISDKERTIIDALEYPEYLGGLDSVVDILKDLKFNQKKLEDYAIKYESIKIIKLIGFITNSSKLYHYLEKNKKLYYSSIKGLKKGDKKWKIRPNKIYYL
- a CDS encoding phosphodiester glycosidase family protein, which translates into the protein MYLEKQNDLAIVRDINPLYFRLYNFLPKGKTVIEETQDLNLRLGFNNVFFEYNRPSNHFTITGRIVYRTKVIEPVPLEKEWAYTFFILNNGDMKIRKYNEIMPRRQPQIHLAIEAGPRLIVNEQVVDGLNSTFRSSKLCMGWDKHQKAMVVATDQKISLQEFAEQIKDLGFVFALNLDGGGSTSLYYSEDNIKLKLIGKSSYGYDNIKYDQNEKFGRKVPYMIGIPKFIDK